Within the Equus przewalskii isolate Varuska chromosome 1, EquPr2, whole genome shotgun sequence genome, the region GGGAACAGGTGAATGGAGGGGAGGTACACTGGGCAGTGGAGGTAGGGACGAaattctctctgcccctctttGGTCTCCGAGGTCCTTAAATGGCTTTCATCCCATTCTCAGTGAGCAGTGTCCATCCAGCGTCCACATTTCCAGCCATCCAGGGTGCCTCGCTGCCTGCCCTGACCACACAGCCCAGCCCTCTGGTGAGCGGGGGTTTTCCACCACCCGAGGAAGAGACGCACAGTCAGCCTGTCAACCCACACAGCCTACACCACCTGCATGCTGCCTACCGTGTTGGTGAGAGGAAGTCCCTTTCTGTGCCCCCACCTACAGTTGTGCCAGAGGCTCTTCAGTAACCTCTCCCCCCATACCTCTTAGTTTATTATGGGGTCAGGTGCCAGGTTGGGGTAGAGTGTCGAGGATGCAGCCCCACCATGTGCCTATCTTTTTCTCCCAGGGATGCTGGCACTGGAGATGCTGGGTCGCCGGGCACACAATGATCACCCCAACAACTTCTCCCGCTCCCCCCCCTACACTGATGATGTCAAATGGTTGCTGGGGCTGGCAGCAAAGCTGGGtaacacctcccctccccaggaccaTTGTCCGCCCCCACCCACTTCCCCCACCTTCCTATCCCAGACCTCCTTCCTAGCTCTTGCTCAGAGTTGAGGCCTTGGTCGGGTATGTGTGCGTgcgcggggggtggggggttacCTCAGctcctggggtggagggaggctcTCTGCCAGGCCAGAGCTGAGAGATAAAAGTTGGGTCCCTAGGGCAGAGGTGGCCACCCCCGTCtcatgcccctccccctgccccccaggagtGAACTACGTGCACCAGTTCTGTGTGGGGGCAGCCAAGGGGGTGCTGAGCCCGTTTGTGCTGCAGGAGATCGTCATGGAGACGCTGCAGCGGCTGAGCCCTGCTCATGCCCACAACCACCTGCGTGCCCCGGCCTTCCACCAACTGGTGCAGCGCTGCCAACAGGCATACATGCAGGTGACAACCCAGGAAGTATGGAGCAGGGTGGAGCACCTCCTTGGCAGGCATGGAACAGCTCACCCAGCATGCAAGGGAGGAGGGGCCTAGTTCTGTGCTTAGTGGCTCATCCTCTGTACATCCTCCTCCAGTACATCCACCACCGCTTGATTCACCTGACCCCTGCCGACTACGACGACTTTGTGAATGCGATCCGCAGTGCCCGCAGCGCCTTCTGCCTGACACCCATGGGCATGATGCAGTTCAACGACATCCTGCAGAACCTCAAGCGCAGCAAACAGACCAAGGAGCTGTGGCAGCGGGTCTCACTCGAGATGACCACCTTCTCCCCCTGAGTCTAGCCCCGCTAGGGCCCTATACAGGGACACAGGCCTGTGGCTATGGGGGTCCCTCACAAAGGGGGAGTGAATCTTGGCTGGACAGACCATCCTCACTCAGTTCCCTGGTAGCCCAGGCTGGCAGCTGCTCTTGGGCTGTAGCTTGGGGCCAAGATGTCTCAGACCCTAGAAGCCTAGGGTTGGGGGAGACAGCCCTGTCTGGGAGGGGGCGTTGGGTGGCCTCTGGTATTTATTtggcatttataaatatataaactccTTTTTTACTCTAGTCTGCCTGGgcctttcccttctttccctccatGTGCAGATGAACCTTGAAATGAGGCAGGGGAAAAGTCTGATATTTATTCTAGGTTTCTCCCACTCCAGTGAggcagataaaacagaaaaataaggatgTTTATTAAGGACATTTCTAGCCCACAGCTAGGGCTCATACTCAGCTCTATGAGCCACTGTCCGACCTCATCCCCATTCAATGTGAATGACATAGGGAGGCCAGGCCACAGGTAGATCCCATTGATCCCACAGTAAGGGGTCCCTCCCATAGTCAGGTATAAATACATACACTGCTGGGGATGAAGAGGGAAATCATTGGATTAAGACGTTCCTCTACACCCTGCCTGGACCCTCTCATTCCTTCCCACCTTCTAAGACCATGGGTTGAAGGTGCCTAGTACCATGATGTGGGGTATCAAGGGAAGCCCCTTTATTAGACCCCATAGCTATGGGAAAGGGATGCCCTTCCCTTCTTAGCCATCCCAGGCCTGGGGGCCACTGAGGTAGAAGGGGGAGGGGCCAGGCCACTCTCATACCCCTTGTGGGCCCTGCTCTGGGCTTGTGCCTCAGGGAAGCAGGGGCTTTTTGCTGGTACAGGATGCTGGAACATCAGCCCAGACTGGAATGCTGCAGTTCTTCCCGAAGCCATGAGGGCATTGGCTGTCCAAGCCGGCTCAGCAGCTTCGACAGTTCCAAGTTGTGGTTCCGGAAAAAATCCACAAGGAAAAGGCGGGACTGataggagaaaaatgaaggcagaaatggTTAAGAGTGGGACACAAAATCAGATCTCAGAGGTGGGAGAGGAATATTCTGCCCCGGGCTTTACTTACCTCAGTGTCCATATCTGGGTACCTCCGGCCTTTGCTCTTGCCTAGACAGCGAGTCTTACCGCCTTCAAGTCCCTGGCACCAGAATCCCTTATCTTCATCAAACCTGCTCGACAGGAAGAGGCCATTAGGtggcagggagaaaagaaatccaaGCCCCATAAATGTACACTACTTTTCCCAGCCCCCGGGGACACGTCTCTCCTTGTGAGACAGGCAAATCCATGTCTCTTCCAAACAGACATGGTCAACCTgcttccccatttcccccataGTCCTCCTCCCCTGGGTCATGCTCTCCCACCTGAGGGTCCGTGTGTAGTTCAGAAAGGGTGTGATACCCAGGAACTTCTGGATATTCTCCATTGAGGCAGCTGGGTTGGTACGCAGCTCTTGCCCATCCACAATCAGCAACTAAAGGAAGAGGGATGTGGTTCCCACTGTATTCCTTAGGAGCCTCTGGGCTGAAGGgaagaggtggggaagggagaccCCAGTGAGGGCTATTGGGGAATTGTACCTGTCCAGAGGGGTAGTAAGTCAGCCAGCGTTGTAGATGGGTGGAATAGTAGCCAGGGACAAGACAGCGGTTCTGCAGGGAGCGAAGTGCCAGAGGGGCCTGGGAAGAGGCTGAAATCACCTGGTAGAAGGTATAGTTCAGAGCAACTGGGTCTCCATGTGCTCGCTGGTGCTGGAGGACAAGGAATAGGAAGGGAAGGGATTGGTGGTGTGACAAAATTATTCTGCCCTTACTCCTGTCTGGTGAACAGACAGCACAGGCACCCCTCCCCAAGGCACTAGTTTCCCTACCCTCATTCCCTTAAGCCTTAATGTGCCCCTAGCTTCAGGCTCACCTGGTACCAGGAGTAGGCCCTGTCAGCAGGATTGGTGAGCACAGTGATGATTTTAGCTCGTGGCAGGAGGGCAGCCCCCCGCCGTGGTACAACCTCTGAATCAAAGTAGGTAGCACTtttttcaaagaggaaatcaGTGCTGGCATTGGAAGGGACAGGAAAGAAGTCCATGTACCTAGGAAGtagcacagaggagaggcagagaatttGCAGAGTAAAGGGGCCAGACATTTGTGCTGGTAGAAGGTGGAATGGGATATTCTCAGGGAAGGGAGAGCTCTGAGAAGCATTCCAAGGGTGCCCAGTCTCACCAGTCAATGCCCTTGTGGTAATTAGGGCCGTTGAAGAACTGAATCTCCTCAAAGGTGCTGGGACTGGGGAAGCTGCTGGTCACAGCTGGGTGCAGGCTCAGGAAGAAGTGAATAGCTGTGGTCCCTAAATGGGAAAGAAAGTACAGGCCATTGTAGGAGAGCAGCAGCTCAACAACATGgcttgaaggaggtgagaaaaTAACCACTCTGGGTAGTAAAATCCCCTTTGGCCAAACTagagtgagagaaggaaagtctgagaggcCCGGGGAAGGgttaaaacagtggttctcagccttgacTGTGCATCACAATCACTTGTGGatcttacaaaaaaaaacaaaaaacaaaaaagaactccacaggtgattctgatatacCAGGGTTAAGAATCATAAGAATCACTGTCTCAAGAGACTGGATTAATAAGAGATGGGTATGAGAAGGGAGTTCCTTGGCCAAAAAATCCTTTGGGTTTAAGGCAAGGCAAGAAAAGTTGGCTAAGGATGATTCACCTGTCTTCTGGGGTCCCACAATGAGGAACTTGGGGAGCCGATCACAGGTTTTCTCCTTGGACCATATATCTTTGTGTCTCTTGTCGTCACAGGGATTCTGACGGTGAGGCCAAGAATCAGATAAGGCCTAATCTTTCCttcaacccccacccccatcatgtCTCTGGTCAGCCTGAGCTCCACTCATACCTGCCAAAGGGGGCTTCGCTCTTGAGGGAAGAGGTCAAAGTACTTTTGTGCAAGAGGGACTGGAGGAAGGGTCTGTAGACGCAGCCGTGTCCAGCACTGGAGGAAGCGCACCAGGCTCTCAAAGGTGTACAGGCCCAGGCGATCATTTCCATAATTGGACAGATGCGTCATAAAGATGCTAATCTGTAAGGGGGTGCCTGCATGTCAGATTTGGAGAGCCTACCCCACCTCAGAATCAGGCTTGGTGAGCAAAAGTCCCAGCCTGCAGACACTTTGGCTCGCCAATCTTCTAGCCCTTCCTCTAGGCACCTTACCGGATTAAGCAGCACCGTCAGAAAGAGCTCTCCACCTTGGATGCTCCGGTCTAGTTCACGAGAGCCTCCAGGGTACTCATTATAGAAGATTGTGTGAGTGAAGAGGCCACATGTCTGCCGTGGCAGCACctggagagaaaacaaggaaCAGGGATAGATGAAATTTGAAAGGTAGAATGTGAAGTAGATGAAGGACAAAAATCCTGAAGCATTAGGATTCCCTGCATTTGTAGAGGACTAAGTCTTAAGTTATAGCAATAAAGCTCTTACTATGTGCATTATGACTCTTCACCCCTCTACCCCCTATTATGTGGATGAACTTGGACTGGAAGCTGACAAGACAAAGGTCAATGCAGGTTGGGGGCTGTCTAAATGTGAGAGTTTGATTCAAGTTTGTATGGGGAGTCCCTCACCATAATGCCATTGTGAATGAAGCCACGGCGGTAGCGGGCAGGGCGGAGATGGGGATACTCCTCAGTGCTGGTCACCTGGATGCCCCACACAGATTTCCAGGCCTCATAGAGCTGCGTGTGGATAGGGTACACGCCCGAGTGGTGGGGGGCCACAGCATACCCCAGATCCGTGGGAATCCCATGCTCCTGGGAATGGCACAGACTCTCACCAGGACCTGGTGAGGTTTGGGGTGTAGCGGGTAAAGAGGGTGGGGATGCctccacagaaagaaaaatggagagggTAGGGAAAGGGTACCCCCTTAGGGGAAAGTTGAAAAGGAAGCATTATTTCTGGGGAAAAGTATGGGGAAGAGAGATCCAAGGGTCTCACCAGAGCAAACTGTTTGTTGAGCCTCATCTGGTCAGCCAGCACGGAGCGATTGTGGAACAGGTGTGGCTGCATGTGGCTCCACATGTGGGGGAACCACCAGAACTCTTTGCGGTGCTTCAGCAGCATGTCGTcccctgcatcctcctcctctgtccctaTGACCACACACTGACCACTGACCACAGCAAGTCAGCCCCTGTGCCCTCCTTTTTCTGTAACAACACTGACCAGCTTCCATCCTGGGAACAACATTGCTGACCTCTGCCCACCTAAGACTGTATTTGCCCCACTACCAACTTGCCCTCCAGCCACCCATGCAAACCTAAATTCATACCCACTGCAAGCTCCTCACAGTACTCTGACCCCAAACCTTGCCCCTCTTCTCCAGCTTGTCTGCCCAGGAAGATGGACAGTGAAGGGACAGATCAAACTAAGACTGATATGCTGAAGGAGCAAGGGAGTAGGCTCACCAGTATGATAGAACTTGCCCGAGAAGCCCAAGTTGAAGGTGAAGTTGGGGACTAAGGTCCTGAGTTTGTTCTGGGTGGTCAACAGAGCCTGGGAAGAGTATCAGGGACATGAGAAATCAGGAGAGAGCAGACTGagcaggagaaaaatgagaagtagCATTCTTCCTGCCTGGAAAGGGCAGGGTGTATACCTATGACAAGCTCAGAATCAAGGAAGGGAGTCTGATAGGACAGAGCTTCAAACAACTTCTAAGGAAAGCAATTTGCGTCAACAAAAAGACTGACCTCAACATCAGCCACCTTCATGCGGGTACCTTCCTTGCCCACAAAGATGTCATCGATGTCTACCAAGATGTAGCGGTCAAGGTCCAGGCAGAGGCGCTTGCCAGTGAGGTATGCAACAGCATCGACAAAAACAAGTTTGTGAAGCCAGAAGGAGAGGCCATGGCCAAAGAGCACTCGCTGGATGCCATCATGAAGCCCCAGGTCCTGTACCACAGTGGGAAGGTGGGCCCGGCGAGGCACCACTCCTGGCACGGGGGGCTCAGCTGGCCGAAGGCTAGCAAGAAGCACTGGTTCATATGTACTATGATTGGACTGGAAAATGGTCCAGTCATCACCAGGCAGGGGCCCAGGCTCCAGGCGGCTGGGGCGTGTGAGATGCAGTAGCGGGGCAGAAGGATTCACTTGGTAGTCCTGGAGCCCCAAATTTGAGTGTAGAAAAAGGGGAAAGCCCTTGAGCTGGGCACTCAGTAGGCTATGCTCATGTGCTCGGAAAAAGCCAATGATGCCCACACCATACTCCACACAGTACCGGTCTAGCAGTTCCCGACTCCAGGCATCCAGGTTGACATATTTCAGCAAGTTCTCATAAATGACCAAGACATAGCGGCCACGGGTATGATCAGTCAGTGTAGGCATGTCCCCTCGGCCAGGTGCCAGCTCAGTGCTGTAACGAAAACGACTAGACTCCAAGATGGCCACAATCTCCTGCCCCAGCTGTGAGTATGCACTCTCCACAAACACAAGGA harbors:
- the NDST2 gene encoding bifunctional heparan sulfate N-deacetylase/N-sulfotransferase 2 isoform X1 — its product is MLKLWKVVRPARQLELHRLILLLIAFSLGSMGFLAYYVSTSPKAKEPLPLPLGDCSSSGGAAGPGPVRPPLPPRPPRPPETARTEPVVLVFVESAYSQLGQEIVAILESSRFRYSTELAPGRGDMPTLTDHTRGRYVLVIYENLLKYVNLDAWSRELLDRYCVEYGVGIIGFFRAHEHSLLSAQLKGFPLFLHSNLGLQDYQVNPSAPLLHLTRPSRLEPGPLPGDDWTIFQSNHSTYEPVLLASLRPAEPPVPGVVPRRAHLPTVVQDLGLHDGIQRVLFGHGLSFWLHKLVFVDAVAYLTGKRLCLDLDRYILVDIDDIFVGKEGTRMKVADVEALLTTQNKLRTLVPNFTFNLGFSGKFYHTGTEEEDAGDDMLLKHRKEFWWFPHMWSHMQPHLFHNRSVLADQMRLNKQFALEHGIPTDLGYAVAPHHSGVYPIHTQLYEAWKSVWGIQVTSTEEYPHLRPARYRRGFIHNGIMVLPRQTCGLFTHTIFYNEYPGGSRELDRSIQGGELFLTVLLNPISIFMTHLSNYGNDRLGLYTFESLVRFLQCWTRLRLQTLPPVPLAQKYFDLFPQERSPLWQNPCDDKRHKDIWSKEKTCDRLPKFLIVGPQKTGTTAIHFFLSLHPAVTSSFPSPSTFEEIQFFNGPNYHKGIDWYMDFFPVPSNASTDFLFEKSATYFDSEVVPRRGAALLPRAKIITVLTNPADRAYSWYQHQRAHGDPVALNYTFYQVISASSQAPLALRSLQNRCLVPGYYSTHLQRWLTYYPSGQLLIVDGQELRTNPAASMENIQKFLGITPFLNYTRTLRFDEDKGFWCQGLEGGKTRCLGKSKGRRYPDMDTESRLFLVDFFRNHNLELSKLLSRLGQPMPSWLREELQHSSLG
- the NDST2 gene encoding bifunctional heparan sulfate N-deacetylase/N-sulfotransferase 2 isoform X2, whose amino-acid sequence is MLKLWKVVRPARQLELHRLILLLIAFSLGSMGFLAYYVSTSPKAKEPLPLPLGDCSSSGGAAGPGPVRPPLPPRPPRPPETARTEPVVLVFVESAYSQLGQEIVAILESSRFRYSTELAPGRGDMPTLTDHTRGRYVLVIYENLLKYVNLDAWSRELLDRYCVEYGVGIIGFFRAHEHSLLSAQLKGFPLFLHSNLGLQDYQVNPSAPLLHLTRPSRLEPGPLPGDDWTIFQSNHSTYEPVLLASLRPAEPPVPGVVPRRAHLPTVVQDLGLHDGIQRVLFGHGLSFWLHKLVFVDAVAYLTGKRLCLDLDRYILVDIDDIFVGKEGTRMKVADVEALLTTQNKLRTLVPNFTFNLGFSGKFYHTGTEEEDAGDDMLLKHRKEFWWFPHMWSHMQPHLFHNRSVLADQMRLNKQFALLYEAWKSVWGIQVTSTEEYPHLRPARYRRGFIHNGIMVLPRQTCGLFTHTIFYNEYPGGSRELDRSIQGGELFLTVLLNPISIFMTHLSNYGNDRLGLYTFESLVRFLQCWTRLRLQTLPPVPLAQKYFDLFPQERSPLWQNPCDDKRHKDIWSKEKTCDRLPKFLIVGPQKTGTTAIHFFLSLHPAVTSSFPSPSTFEEIQFFNGPNYHKGIDWYMDFFPVPSNASTDFLFEKSATYFDSEVVPRRGAALLPRAKIITVLTNPADRAYSWYQHQRAHGDPVALNYTFYQVISASSQAPLALRSLQNRCLVPGYYSTHLQRWLTYYPSGQLLIVDGQELRTNPAASMENIQKFLGITPFLNYTRTLRFDEDKGFWCQGLEGGKTRCLGKSKGRRYPDMDTESRLFLVDFFRNHNLELSKLLSRLGQPMPSWLREELQHSSLG
- the NDST2 gene encoding bifunctional heparan sulfate N-deacetylase/N-sulfotransferase 2 isoform X3; the protein is MLKLWKVVRPARQLELHRLILLLIAFSLGSMGFLAYYVSTSPKAKEPLPLPLGDCSSSGGAAGPGPVRPPLPPRPPRPPETARTEPVVLVFVESAYSQLGQEIVAILESSRFRYSTELAPGRGDMPTLTDHTRGRYVLVIYENLLKYVNLDAWSRELLDRYCVEYGVGIIGFFRAHEHSLLSAQLKGFPLFLHSNLGLQDYQVNPSAPLLHLTRPSRLEPGPLPGDDWTIFQSNHSTYEPVLLASLRPAEPPVPGVVPRRAHLPTVVQDLGLHDGIQRVLFGHGLSFWLHKLVFVDAVAYLTGKRLCLDLDRYILVDIDDIFVGKEGTRMKVADVEALLTTQNKLRTLVPNFTFNLGFSGKFYHTGTEEEDAGDDMLLKHRKEFWWFPHMWSHMQPHLFHNRSVLADQMRLNKQFALEHGIPTDLGYAVAPHHSGVYPIHTQLYEAWKSVWGIQVTSTEEYPHLRPARYRRGFIHNGIMVLPRQTCGLFTHTIFYNEYPGGSRELDRSIQGGELFLTVLLNPISIFMTHLSNYGNDRLGLYTFESLVRFLQCWTRLRLQTLPPVPLAQKYFDLFPQERSPLWQNPCDDKRHKDIWSKEKTCDRLPKFLIVGPQKTGTTAIHFFLSLHPAVTSSFPSPSTFEEIQFFNGPNYHKGIDWYMDFFPVPSNASTDFLFEKSATYFDSEVVPRRGAALLPRAKIITVLTNPADRAYSWYQHQRAHGDPVALNYTFYQVISASSQAPLALRSLQNRCLVPGYYSTHLQRWLTYYPSGQLLIVDGQELRTNPAASMENIQKFLGLMKIRDSGARDLKAVRLAV
- the NDST2 gene encoding bifunctional heparan sulfate N-deacetylase/N-sulfotransferase 2 isoform X4 codes for the protein MLKLWKVVRPARQLELHRLILLLIAFSLGSMGFLAYYVSTSPKAKEPLPLPLGDCSSSGGAAGPGPVRPPLPPRPPRPPETARTEPVVLVFVESAYSQLGQEIVAILESSRFRYSTELAPGRGDMPTLTDHTRGRYVLVIYENLLKYVNLDAWSRELLDRYCVEYGVGIIGFFRAHEHSLLSAQLKGFPLFLHSNLGLQDYQVNPSAPLLHLTRPSRLEPGPLPGDDWTIFQSNHSTYEPVLLASLRPAEPPVPGVVPRRAHLPTVVQDLGLHDGIQRVLFGHGLSFWLHKLVFVDAVAYLTGKRLCLDLDRYILVDIDDIFVGKEGTRMKVADVEALLTTQNKLRTLVPNFTFNLGFSGKFYHTGTEEEDAGDDMLLKHRKEFWWFPHMWSHMQPHLFHNRSVLADQMRLNKQFALLYEAWKSVWGIQVTSTEEYPHLRPARYRRGFIHNGIMVLPRQTCGLFTHTIFYNEYPGGSRELDRSIQGGELFLTVLLNPISIFMTHLSNYGNDRLGLYTFESLVRFLQCWTRLRLQTLPPVPLAQKYFDLFPQERSPLWQNPCDDKRHKDIWSKEKTCDRLPKFLIVGPQKTGTTAIHFFLSLHPAVTSSFPSPSTFEEIQFFNGPNYHKGIDWYMDFFPVPSNASTDFLFEKSATYFDSEVVPRRGAALLPRAKIITVLTNPADRAYSWYQHQRAHGDPVALNYTFYQVISASSQAPLALRSLQNRCLVPGYYSTHLQRWLTYYPSGQLLIVDGQELRTNPAASMENIQKFLGLMKIRDSGARDLKAVRLAV